One genomic region from Bactrocera tryoni isolate S06 chromosome 3, CSIRO_BtryS06_freeze2, whole genome shotgun sequence encodes:
- the LOC120770298 gene encoding Usher syndrome type-1G protein homolog has product MSSDRFHKAAKDGLLDVLKEATRKDANAKDDDSMTPVLWASFEGRLDALRLLCGRGGDPDKCDQFGNTALHLASAKGHLHCVDFLVKFGVNIYALDIDRHSAKDLAAINNRDDILRYLDSATANFETNDKKKAKAMRELAEKNCEKRMREYMKRQQKLENDQIETGSKAMAVASNSNKSNMLSTLKQKIWSSQGNLHKPTRDSAPLAAPCPSISSGSTATKFSELVSPGSGSGGSVGSIASRAGTVQKKLRSHQHSGHSNKVDETGFKIGGIEPDGKRTVTSLIGVQRDSEVLYVGTFSSNEESSKRGKISDVFEVDEPSSDRERETAKLAYGTLSRSFSQPDILGDTLTSTGRLSEEFAMQRPAGLFDRPMLGSIAFRRSVTAALSQLQPDDYLPHDMETGNTSTSTATGRQSGATSVTKTRSNKQRSFLNISDSDSEGADGYSDDEQDNACNPIARFLTAWGLEEYLPVFQKQQIDLDTLILLTEADLKSLGLPLGPFRKLTCAIQERKNALANPGAMTDSRL; this is encoded by the exons ATGTCTTCGGACCGATTTCACAA AGCTGCAAAAGATGGCTTACTTGACGTTCTAAAAGAAGCTACACGTAAGGATGCCAATGCTAAGGACGATGATTCTATGACACCGGTGCTATGGGCGTCCTTTGAGGGACGTTTGGATGCGTTACGTTTGCTTTGTGGAAGAGG AGGTGACCCTGACAAATGTGACCAGTTTGGCAATACGGCGCTACATTTAGCCTCCGCTAAGGGACATCTGCATTGTGTGGACTTCCTGGTAAAATTCGGCGTCAATATTTATGCGCTTGATATCGATCGTCATAGTGCTAAGGACTTAGCGGCCATCAACAATCGCGATGACATTCTACGGTATTTGGATAGCGCCACAGCCAATTTCGAGACCAACGACAA GAAAAAGGCCAAAGCTATGCGTGAGCTAGCGGAAAAGAATTGTGAGAAACGCATGCGCGAATATATGAAACGTCAACAAAAACTGGAAAATGACCAGATTGAAACTGGCAGCAAAGCAATGGCCGTAGCGAGCAACAGCAATAAGTCAAATATGTTGTCAACACTTAAACAAAAGATTTGGTCCAGTCAAGGAAATCTGCATAAACCAACGCGAGACTCAGCGCCACTTGCTGCGCCCTGTCCAAGTATTAGTAGCGGCAGTACGGCCACAAAATTTAGTGAGCTCGTATCGCCTGGCAGTGGTAGCGGCGGTAGTGTTGGCTCAATTGCGAGTCGCGCCGGTACGGTGCAGAAGAAGCTGCGCAGCCACCAACATTCGGGTCATTCAAATAAAGTAGACGAGACTGGCTTCAAGATTGGTGGCATTGAACCGGATGGTAAACGCACAGTAACGTCGCTTATAGGTGTACAACGTGACTCGGAAGTGCTGTATGTGGGTACGTTCAGCTCAAATGAAGAGAGCAGTAAACGAGGTAAAATCAGCGATGTTTTCGAAGTAGACGAACCGAGCAGTGATCGTGAACGCGAAACCGCCAAGCTAGCTTACGGCACACTTTCACGTTCTTTTTCACAACCCGATATACTTGGGGATACGCTAACGTCCACTGGCCGATTGAGTGAAGAATTCGCAATGCAACGCCCGGCTGGCCTGTTCGATCGTCCGATGTTAGGTAGCATAGCGTTTCGGCGTTCAGTGACTGCGGCTCTTAGTCAATTGCAGCCAGATGACTATCTGCCACACGACATGGAAACCGGCAATACGAGTACCAGCACAGCAACAGGGCGGCAGAGTGGCGCCACAAGTGTGACGAAAACACGTAGCAACAAACAACGATCATTCCTCAATATATCTGATTCCGATTCTGAGGGTGCGGATGGGTATAGCGACGATGAGCAAGACAATGCATGCAATCCAATTGCACGTTTTCTCACCGCCTGGGGCTTGGAAGAGTATTTGCCTGT TTTTCAGAAACAACAAATTGATCTGGACACGTTGATACTGTTAACCGAGGCGGATCTAAAATCTTTAGGGCTACCTTTAGGACCTTTCCGAAAACTTACATGCGCTATACAAGAACGTAAAAATGCGCTTGCTAATCCCGGTGCGATGACGGACAGTAGGCTTTGA